The following proteins come from a genomic window of Corallococcus sp. NCRR:
- a CDS encoding HEAT repeat domain-containing protein: protein MRRSTLVRGVAGLGALVCLGALPFWLSEPFPSAATVQPAESAHRLPLFRWRVGEAHTFHLVWDDLTRVALPMPSQDAKAQELEGVLHLDGELTLQALETRATGTRLRLTLRRLARHEAVLSGQALLPDAAALQAHLPDTASAWLELDARGALQAVRFSEAEPPLFRQFAQTLSAELFPSELRDAASWTTTESTQTGEVESTFAFEPGDTSRLTRRRSRYQSLRAAGAATVAKQELGSLTTFDRDAQGHLVAISQDEVLDALGTDGRVLVSKRLRLRLTYQSREVQPLPSSDEQKLVIRTPSQIAFELDPETAALQGQADGMTVDALLETLEDASGPDAIAEMDVFARRAIAALTLEPKRCQELARLFLKPGTKPAMRELMLDLLVGAGHAQAQATLRTLLQSPEAREHAGAYVMMVQRAGFLTKPEPETGVMINGLLERARTEHDVPVERATSYALGVWSSHLDPQSAEARAAVRTLETAVAQASGDEARAHALRAMGGTRAERLMDVVPPHLRAESPDVRAAAADALRAAPQELATRLLLDALETEKDRGVQRALLDALNTRSLDAGALEHLRAWVVAGGLAPGEEPALLAVAAQHLEGGTPVFQMLQAIAVRPDLQAPTRARVMALMAQVGAQLGG, encoded by the coding sequence ATGCGTCGCTCGACCCTCGTTCGTGGCGTGGCTGGCCTGGGTGCCCTGGTGTGCCTGGGGGCGCTGCCCTTCTGGCTGTCCGAGCCGTTCCCGTCCGCCGCGACGGTGCAGCCCGCCGAGTCCGCCCACCGGCTGCCGCTGTTCCGCTGGCGCGTGGGCGAGGCGCACACCTTCCACCTCGTCTGGGATGACCTGACGCGCGTGGCCCTGCCCATGCCGTCGCAGGACGCGAAGGCCCAGGAGCTGGAGGGCGTGCTGCACCTGGACGGCGAGCTGACGCTCCAGGCGCTGGAGACGCGCGCCACGGGCACCCGGCTGCGCCTGACGCTGCGTCGGCTGGCGCGGCACGAAGCCGTCCTCTCCGGACAGGCGCTCTTGCCCGACGCGGCGGCGTTGCAGGCCCACTTGCCGGACACCGCCAGCGCGTGGCTGGAGTTGGATGCGCGCGGCGCGCTCCAGGCGGTGCGCTTCTCCGAGGCGGAGCCTCCGCTGTTCCGCCAGTTCGCGCAGACGCTGTCGGCGGAGCTGTTCCCCTCCGAGCTGCGCGACGCGGCGTCCTGGACCACCACCGAGTCCACGCAGACGGGCGAAGTGGAGTCCACGTTCGCCTTCGAGCCGGGGGACACCTCGCGGCTGACGCGCCGCAGGTCGCGCTACCAGAGCCTGCGCGCGGCGGGCGCGGCGACGGTGGCGAAGCAGGAGCTGGGCTCGCTCACGACCTTCGACCGCGACGCGCAAGGGCACCTCGTCGCCATCAGCCAGGACGAGGTGCTGGACGCGCTGGGCACGGACGGGCGCGTGCTCGTGTCCAAGCGGCTGCGCCTGCGGCTGACGTACCAGTCGCGGGAGGTGCAGCCCCTGCCGTCGTCGGACGAGCAGAAGCTGGTGATTCGCACGCCGTCGCAGATTGCCTTCGAGCTGGATCCGGAGACGGCGGCGCTGCAAGGCCAGGCGGACGGGATGACGGTGGACGCGCTGCTGGAGACGCTGGAGGACGCCAGCGGCCCGGACGCCATCGCGGAGATGGACGTGTTCGCGCGGCGGGCCATCGCGGCGCTGACGCTGGAGCCGAAGCGCTGCCAGGAGCTGGCGCGCCTGTTCCTGAAGCCGGGCACGAAGCCCGCGATGCGCGAGCTGATGCTGGACCTGCTGGTGGGCGCGGGGCACGCGCAGGCGCAGGCCACGCTGCGCACGCTCCTCCAGTCGCCGGAGGCCCGGGAGCACGCGGGCGCGTACGTGATGATGGTGCAGCGCGCGGGGTTCCTGACGAAGCCGGAGCCGGAGACGGGCGTGATGATCAACGGCCTGCTGGAGCGCGCCCGGACGGAGCACGACGTCCCGGTGGAGCGGGCCACGTCCTACGCGCTGGGCGTCTGGTCGTCGCACCTGGACCCGCAGTCGGCGGAGGCGCGCGCGGCGGTGCGGACGCTGGAGACCGCGGTGGCCCAGGCCTCGGGGGACGAGGCGCGGGCGCACGCGCTGCGCGCGATGGGGGGCACGCGGGCGGAGCGGCTGATGGACGTGGTGCCGCCGCACCTGCGCGCGGAGTCTCCGGACGTGCGGGCCGCCGCGGCGGACGCGCTGCGCGCCGCCCCGCAGGAGCTGGCCACGCGGCTCTTGCTGGACGCGCTGGAGACGGAGAAGGACCGGGGCGTGCAGCGGGCGCTGCTGGACGCGCTGAACACGCGGTCGCTCGACGCGGGCGCGCTGGAGCACCTGCGCGCCTGGGTGGTGGCCGGAGGGTTGGCGCCCGGCGAGGAGCCCGCGCTGCTCGCGGTCGCGGCCCAGCACCTGGAGGGGGGCACGCCCGTGTTCCAGATGCTCCAGGCCATCGCGGTGCGGCCGGACTTGCAGGCCCCCACGCGCGCCCGGGTGATGGCGCTGATGGCGCAGGTGGGCGCGCAGCTGGGCGGCTAG
- a CDS encoding isocitrate/isopropylmalate dehydrogenase family protein, translating to MANTRTVTVINGDGIGPEVSAATIRVLEALKVPLDFEFKDAGTEVVAKFGTNLPHETVEAVLRSGVALKGPTGTVVGGGLPSANVGLRKRLDLYSSLRPVKSVPNVKTRYENVDLVVVRENTEDLYAGLEHIVVPGVVEAIKVITEKASTRIARFAFEYAKKNGRKKVSAIHKANIMKLSDGLFLDCCRKVSREFPEVAYDEVIVDNLCMQLVKDPTRFDVMVLENLYGDIVSDLCAGLVGGLGMVPGANIGERTAVFEAVHGTAPDIAGKGIANPTALMMSAVMMLEWLDLREASQRMANAIQKVYGGESKVRTGDLGGSATTREFTDAIIAAL from the coding sequence ATGGCGAACACGCGCACTGTGACGGTCATCAACGGCGACGGCATCGGTCCCGAGGTTTCGGCGGCCACCATTCGCGTCCTGGAAGCCCTCAAGGTCCCCCTGGATTTCGAGTTCAAGGACGCGGGCACGGAGGTGGTGGCCAAGTTCGGCACCAACCTGCCCCACGAGACGGTGGAGGCGGTGCTGCGCAGCGGCGTGGCGCTCAAGGGCCCCACCGGCACCGTCGTGGGCGGCGGTCTGCCCTCCGCGAACGTGGGCCTGCGCAAGCGGCTGGACCTGTACTCGTCCCTGCGCCCGGTGAAGAGCGTCCCCAACGTCAAGACGCGCTACGAGAACGTCGACCTGGTGGTCGTGCGTGAGAACACCGAGGACCTCTACGCGGGCCTGGAGCACATCGTGGTGCCGGGCGTCGTGGAGGCCATCAAGGTCATCACGGAGAAGGCGTCCACGCGCATCGCGCGCTTCGCCTTCGAGTACGCCAAGAAGAACGGCCGCAAGAAGGTGTCCGCCATCCACAAGGCGAACATCATGAAGCTGTCGGACGGCCTCTTCCTGGACTGCTGCCGCAAGGTCAGCCGCGAGTTCCCGGAGGTCGCCTACGACGAGGTCATCGTCGACAACCTCTGCATGCAACTGGTGAAGGACCCGACCCGCTTCGACGTGATGGTGCTGGAGAACCTCTACGGCGACATCGTCAGCGACTTGTGCGCGGGCCTGGTGGGCGGCCTGGGCATGGTGCCGGGCGCCAACATCGGCGAGCGCACCGCCGTCTTCGAGGCCGTGCACGGCACCGCCCCGGACATCGCGGGCAAGGGCATCGCGAACCCCACCGCGCTGATGATGTCCGCGGTGATGATGCTGGAGTGGCTGGACCTGCGTGAGGCGTCCCAGCGCATGGCCAACGCCATCCAGAAGGTCTACGGCGGCGAGTCCAAGGTGCGCACCGGCGACCTGGGCGGCAGCGCCACCACGCGCGAGTTCACCGACGCCATCATCGCCGCGCTGTAG